A single Methylomonas sp. AM2-LC DNA region contains:
- a CDS encoding AAA family ATPase: MSRYCAEHDSGPILEAAEIWKERCLVKQLSVFTESPVWTTEHIAELEQYFSNNLDEGEGNFFEKMENQIQETSPSAKQLAAEMLWIIFLCPSNIGPEKKREGVQRIWNWSDSVIPDHHPLLSDATFRGIGSAGTSFNINRWRELIFFINVMKAFLALPQDKRYSLLKHADDFGVWIASIPEAEKRQLRHMLLFLLFPDSFERIFGGSDREAIVVAFSGLPKNTAHKLSAYVLDQKLSEIRQQQVAEYRTEELDFYHTPLIEQWKESEQKSYLFSWNPEKLTWDSFAADRFKTQSGESVIMSWRCANTQIKLGDRAYLLRTGIEPKGIIAAGNIVKEPYQDLHFDEAKAAKGEEVFYVDIEFTQIVDPTIDPFIALNELNQITLDNQQWNPQSSGIEIKKRSAGKVEQLWQDIRHKAVERLPVEPTKTSKPINLILYGPPGTGKTYTLNTEYVKKYQQKPEAISDDEWMESIIGELSWWEVVFAALYEIGGNKAKVNAIATHPYVLAKAKILGRSKYISNQIWASLQSHTSENSVTVQYAKRTAPFVFDKTEDAQWTLVGEWQEEGAEIIQAVERIKKGAGAADKPINRYEFITFHQAFAYEDFVEGIRPQETDQGSGDIIYKVQPGVFRRICELAKNDPEHRYAIFIDEINRGNIAKILGELITLIEVDKRAEYSRDGVLQSGMELTLPYSGDKFGVPKNLDIIATMNTADRSIALLDTALRRRFTFRELMPQSGVISGTNSDGSIPDGQGGAINLRALLDTMNKRIRFLLHRDQTIGHAYFTSVRDFNTLKQVFLNQIIPLLQEYFYEDWHRIQLVLRDVGPNRSPVEPQIIGHKTVNDTDVLGFDHDDYEDSIEYWVVDEDELVPDAIRKIYELS, encoded by the coding sequence ATGAGCCGCTATTGTGCCGAACATGACTCAGGCCCTATTCTAGAGGCAGCTGAAATCTGGAAAGAAAGATGCCTGGTAAAACAGTTGTCGGTATTTACAGAAAGCCCAGTTTGGACAACTGAGCACATTGCCGAATTGGAACAATATTTTTCTAACAACCTGGATGAAGGAGAAGGCAATTTTTTTGAAAAAATGGAGAACCAGATACAAGAGACTAGCCCGAGCGCAAAACAACTAGCTGCAGAGATGTTATGGATCATATTTCTCTGTCCAAGCAATATCGGCCCAGAAAAGAAACGTGAGGGGGTTCAGCGTATTTGGAATTGGTCAGATTCAGTCATTCCAGACCACCATCCATTGTTATCTGATGCCACGTTTAGAGGTATTGGTAGCGCCGGTACCAGCTTCAATATCAATCGCTGGCGTGAGCTCATCTTCTTTATCAATGTCATGAAGGCATTTTTAGCATTGCCTCAAGATAAAAGGTACTCCTTGTTAAAGCATGCCGATGATTTTGGCGTTTGGATAGCTTCTATTCCAGAAGCCGAAAAACGGCAATTACGCCATATGCTTCTGTTTTTATTGTTTCCTGACTCGTTTGAGCGAATCTTTGGTGGTAGTGACCGAGAGGCAATCGTTGTAGCATTTAGCGGATTGCCGAAGAACACAGCACATAAACTCAGTGCGTACGTACTTGATCAAAAACTTTCCGAAATTCGTCAGCAGCAAGTGGCGGAATATCGCACTGAAGAACTAGATTTTTATCACACACCACTGATTGAACAGTGGAAAGAATCTGAACAAAAAAGCTATTTGTTCAGTTGGAATCCAGAAAAATTGACCTGGGACAGTTTTGCCGCGGACCGTTTCAAAACTCAATCTGGTGAGTCAGTCATTATGAGTTGGCGTTGTGCTAATACTCAGATCAAATTGGGAGATAGAGCTTATTTATTACGCACGGGTATCGAGCCAAAAGGTATCATCGCCGCCGGCAATATCGTCAAAGAGCCTTACCAGGATCTTCATTTCGACGAAGCTAAAGCAGCCAAGGGCGAGGAAGTTTTTTATGTAGATATCGAATTCACCCAAATCGTCGATCCGACAATTGATCCCTTCATCGCTCTAAATGAATTGAATCAAATTACGTTGGACAATCAACAATGGAATCCACAATCTTCCGGCATTGAAATTAAGAAACGATCTGCCGGTAAAGTGGAGCAGTTATGGCAAGACATTCGACATAAAGCGGTTGAGAGATTACCTGTAGAGCCTACGAAAACCAGCAAACCGATCAACTTAATTTTGTACGGTCCGCCAGGGACTGGCAAGACCTATACGCTTAATACCGAATACGTCAAAAAGTACCAACAGAAGCCAGAAGCGATTTCAGACGATGAATGGATGGAATCGATCATTGGCGAGTTAAGTTGGTGGGAAGTCGTGTTTGCTGCGTTGTATGAGATAGGCGGCAACAAAGCTAAGGTCAATGCAATCGCCACGCATCCTTATGTACTTGCTAAAGCGAAAATATTAGGTCGAAGTAAGTACATTAGTAATCAGATATGGGCTAGTTTGCAGTCGCATACCAGTGAGAACTCGGTTACCGTCCAATACGCAAAGCGCACTGCACCCTTTGTTTTCGATAAGACAGAGGATGCACAATGGACTTTAGTTGGTGAGTGGCAGGAGGAAGGTGCAGAAATCATCCAGGCGGTTGAAAGAATCAAAAAAGGGGCTGGAGCGGCAGATAAACCCATCAATCGCTATGAATTTATCACCTTTCATCAAGCGTTTGCTTATGAGGATTTTGTCGAAGGCATTCGTCCACAAGAAACTGATCAGGGCAGTGGAGATATTATTTATAAGGTTCAGCCAGGCGTATTTCGTCGCATCTGTGAGTTAGCGAAAAATGATCCAGAGCATCGTTATGCGATTTTCATCGATGAAATCAATCGAGGTAATATCGCCAAAATATTAGGCGAATTAATTACACTGATAGAAGTGGACAAACGAGCGGAATACTCGAGGGATGGCGTCTTACAGTCCGGCATGGAGTTGACTTTGCCTTACTCTGGCGACAAATTCGGTGTGCCCAAGAATTTGGATATCATTGCAACGATGAATACCGCCGACCGTTCCATTGCGTTACTGGATACTGCACTGCGACGGCGTTTTACTTTTAGAGAGTTGATGCCTCAGTCTGGCGTGATTTCCGGTACGAACAGCGATGGAAGCATTCCGGATGGGCAAGGCGGTGCGATCAACCTGCGGGCATTGTTAGACACGATGAATAAGCGAATCCGCTTTTTGCTACATCGGGACCAAACTATTGGCCATGCTTATTTTACTTCGGTCAGGGACTTCAACACACTGAAACAGGTGTTCTTGAATCAAATTATTCCGCTATTGCAGGAATACTTTTACGAAGACTGGCACAGGATTCAACTCGTTTTACGCGATGTCGGCCCCAATCGCAGTCCGGTTGAACCTCAAATCATCGGACATAAAACGGTTAATGATACCGATGTATTAGGCTTTGACCACGACGATTACGAAGATAGCATTGAATACTGGGTCGTCGATGAAGATGAACTCGTACCCGATGCGATCCGCAAAATCTACGAACTGAGCTAA
- a CDS encoding cytochrome c peroxidase, which produces MTINTVTGAISWLFIRMIAVLGSLMVLGSLTNSYASNEDLNPVNEASSNTPAISVPPHPSAAAMEALGRKLFFDPTLSAAHNISCATCHDPSHAYGPSNARPVELGGRQRKQQGPRAVPSLRYLQNIPFFSEQFFDEDFDDSVNAGPTGGRTWDGRAATVQEQARLPLLGAAEMANESPEQVVASLQKGKYTEQFRQTFGADIFKNPQAAFAAACQALEVFQQNPAEFYPYSSKYDAFLRGQTKLNKREQHGLVLFNDPKKGNCAACHQSAVGTSHALPSFSDFGYIALGVPRNLHLTANDDPNFHDLGLCGPYRRDLTDRPEYCGLFRTPSLRNVALRKTFFHNGVFHNLKQVLEFYVQRESHPEKWYARDAHGKVQKYDDLPAQYHKNINHEAPFDKGPKDKPSLNAAEIQDVIVFLNTLTDGWAKSK; this is translated from the coding sequence ATGACCATCAACACAGTAACAGGTGCAATTTCTTGGCTTTTTATCCGCATGATTGCTGTGCTGGGTAGTTTGATGGTGCTGGGTAGCCTAACCAACAGTTACGCCAGCAACGAAGATTTAAATCCAGTTAACGAAGCCAGTTCCAATACACCCGCCATTAGCGTGCCCCCCCATCCATCAGCCGCGGCCATGGAAGCCTTAGGACGCAAGCTGTTTTTTGATCCTACCCTGTCCGCAGCCCACAACATATCTTGCGCCACTTGTCACGACCCCAGCCATGCATACGGTCCTAGTAATGCACGTCCGGTAGAACTGGGTGGTCGTCAGCGCAAGCAGCAAGGTCCTCGTGCGGTGCCATCGTTACGTTATCTGCAAAATATCCCTTTTTTCTCCGAACAGTTTTTCGACGAGGATTTTGATGACAGTGTTAATGCTGGCCCCACCGGCGGACGTACCTGGGACGGGCGTGCCGCAACGGTACAAGAACAAGCACGTTTGCCTTTGCTGGGCGCGGCAGAAATGGCGAATGAAAGCCCCGAACAAGTGGTTGCTTCATTACAGAAGGGTAAATATACTGAACAGTTTAGGCAGACATTTGGCGCGGATATATTTAAAAATCCACAAGCCGCTTTTGCCGCAGCTTGCCAAGCACTTGAAGTGTTTCAACAAAATCCTGCCGAATTTTATCCCTACTCCAGTAAATACGATGCTTTTTTGCGCGGACAAACTAAATTAAATAAGCGCGAACAGCACGGCTTGGTTCTCTTTAACGATCCCAAAAAAGGCAATTGTGCCGCCTGTCATCAAAGCGCTGTTGGCACATCGCATGCCTTGCCAAGTTTTTCTGATTTTGGTTACATCGCATTAGGGGTACCGCGTAATCTACACTTAACTGCCAATGATGACCCTAACTTCCATGATCTTGGCTTATGCGGCCCGTATCGACGTGATTTAACTGATAGGCCTGAATATTGCGGCTTGTTTCGTACCCCGTCTTTACGCAATGTGGCTTTACGCAAAACATTTTTTCATAACGGTGTTTTTCATAACTTAAAACAAGTGTTGGAGTTTTATGTACAACGCGAATCGCATCCAGAGAAATGGTATGCACGTGATGCGCACGGAAAAGTACAGAAATACGACGATCTACCCGCACAATATCATAAGAACATTAACCACGAGGCCCCTTTCGACAAAGGCCCCAAAGACAAACCGTCTCTTAACGCAGCTGAAATACAAGATGTGATAGTGTTTCTAAATACACTGACAGACGGCTGGGCAAAATCAAAATAA
- a CDS encoding type II toxin-antitoxin system RelE/ParE family toxin, producing MNPILSVKFFATEAGSEPVREWLKGLSAQDRKTIGEDIKTVQFGWPLGMPLVDHLEGDIWEVRVKLDNRIARILFVIDKHTMILLHGFVKKSQKTPKPEIDLAKQRLKALRGKQ from the coding sequence ATGAATCCAATACTTTCTGTTAAATTTTTTGCAACTGAAGCAGGTAGCGAGCCCGTTAGAGAATGGTTGAAAGGATTATCTGCCCAAGACAGAAAAACGATTGGCGAAGATATTAAAACAGTTCAATTCGGTTGGCCTCTTGGTATGCCTTTAGTCGATCATCTCGAAGGCGACATATGGGAAGTTAGAGTTAAACTTGATAACCGAATCGCCCGCATTCTGTTTGTAATTGACAAGCATACGATGATTTTGCTGCATGGATTTGTCAAGAAGAGTCAAAAAACACCGAAGCCAGAAATCGATTTGGCCAAACAAAGATTGAAAGCATTACGAGGTAAGCAATGA
- a CDS encoding XRE family transcriptional regulator, which produces MNSQHEENPHIGSDFDDFLSEEAILDEVTAVATKRVIAWQISEGMSTLKLSKTAMAKKMHTSRASLNRLLDEEDTSLTLTTLVSAAAALGKKVKIELEPV; this is translated from the coding sequence ATGAACAGTCAACACGAAGAGAATCCCCATATTGGCAGTGACTTCGATGATTTCCTAAGCGAGGAAGCTATTCTTGACGAAGTCACAGCGGTAGCGACCAAGCGTGTCATTGCCTGGCAAATATCAGAAGGCATGTCTACGCTTAAACTCAGTAAGACTGCGATGGCAAAAAAAATGCATACCAGCAGAGCTTCACTTAATCGATTGTTGGATGAAGAAGATACCAGTTTAACCTTGACCACCTTAGTGAGCGCAGCCGCCGCGCTTGGTAAAAAGGTAAAAATAGAGTTGGAACCGGTGTAA
- a CDS encoding P-loop NTPase fold protein, producing the protein MHEKKVAKTSGLAGKRKPKRSKKAVKWNYFNDYEYFTMTALSADRPSIDPENDLFGHAPFAKNLALSISRYPSNDGLVLALYGPWGSGKSTVLNYIQHYLDQQDEDKRPVVVTFNPWWFSGQENLARAFLGQMQAILPNKSEKFKKLGDLFSNFSESIGGLIDLTGTTLGAGSLLGKMFANIKRKNKDVPALKAEINQILLKANQRILIIIDDIDRLTPEETRQLFTVIKALADFQNVVYLMALDREVAVKAIEDQTGMPGERYLEKIIQVPFEIPPVDRTALIAAFTKQLDNVIIGTPDGLFEQAYWINVLNDGIAPFIQVPRDIVRFINTMAVTYPAVVDEVNPVDFIAIEALRVFLPRLYDVIRSNPDHFAGHKPDRQYGGSRDNTTQEFHAAWQKNVPENLQASTKALIKRIFPKTDDMSYGGEWIAVWRKSQRICVPDLFPIYFRLSIADGDIKRSEILDILNSVITPNLFGEKLCAASLIMRPDGLSKARAILERLMDYVEQDILAEYIPIIINELLNIGDKLSLPSDNTGGFDLSNEQRIGRIVYHLLKRVEITQRSEYLKIGFDQGQAIGTQSYLLGVFWDEITMQLESNRAMLLDSNIVDELKTIWVEKIRKTDSGELLSNSQFSRILLLWQKIGSAEEEVNAWCTNVVISDEKLLIFLSHFLTQSRGQTFGDSAVNVQPRLNPKWIEEYLEIDVVAEKLQKLESEGQVPESATVVVSQFLKEFKMLKNGKNPDGMWAFDD; encoded by the coding sequence TTGCATGAAAAGAAAGTCGCAAAAACTTCTGGCTTGGCAGGCAAACGAAAACCAAAGCGATCGAAAAAAGCGGTCAAATGGAATTATTTTAATGATTATGAGTATTTCACTATGACAGCTCTATCTGCTGACCGCCCAAGCATAGACCCTGAAAATGATCTGTTCGGTCATGCTCCATTCGCTAAAAACCTTGCGCTAAGTATCAGTCGTTATCCAAGTAACGATGGTTTGGTACTTGCGCTTTATGGTCCATGGGGTTCAGGGAAATCGACTGTATTAAATTACATACAACATTATCTTGATCAACAAGATGAAGACAAAAGGCCTGTTGTTGTCACTTTTAATCCTTGGTGGTTTTCAGGCCAAGAAAACTTGGCTCGAGCATTTCTTGGGCAAATGCAGGCGATTCTGCCAAATAAAAGTGAGAAGTTTAAGAAACTTGGCGATCTTTTTAGTAATTTTTCCGAAAGTATTGGCGGCCTCATTGATCTGACTGGCACTACATTGGGAGCAGGCAGTTTGCTTGGCAAAATGTTTGCCAATATAAAGCGGAAAAACAAAGACGTCCCCGCCCTTAAGGCTGAAATTAACCAAATTCTATTAAAAGCTAATCAGCGCATACTAATTATTATTGATGATATTGATCGATTGACTCCAGAGGAAACTCGGCAACTGTTTACAGTAATAAAAGCTTTGGCGGATTTCCAAAATGTCGTTTATTTAATGGCCTTGGATCGAGAAGTTGCAGTTAAAGCAATCGAAGATCAAACCGGTATGCCAGGTGAACGTTATCTTGAAAAAATCATTCAAGTTCCTTTTGAAATACCTCCGGTGGATCGTACTGCTTTAATTGCGGCATTTACCAAGCAACTTGATAATGTAATTATTGGTACTCCTGATGGTTTGTTTGAACAAGCCTATTGGATAAATGTGCTTAACGATGGTATCGCTCCTTTTATTCAAGTACCTAGAGATATAGTGCGATTTATAAATACCATGGCAGTCACTTATCCCGCTGTAGTCGATGAAGTAAATCCGGTAGATTTTATTGCTATAGAAGCTTTACGGGTTTTTTTGCCAAGATTATATGACGTTATTCGATCTAATCCAGATCATTTTGCGGGCCATAAACCAGATAGACAATATGGCGGGAGTAGAGACAATACTACGCAGGAATTTCATGCGGCTTGGCAAAAAAATGTTCCTGAAAATTTGCAAGCCAGCACCAAGGCATTAATTAAGAGGATATTTCCAAAAACGGATGATATGAGTTATGGTGGAGAATGGATAGCAGTATGGCGTAAAAGTCAGCGTATTTGTGTTCCAGACTTATTCCCAATTTACTTCCGATTATCTATCGCCGATGGAGATATAAAAAGAAGCGAAATATTGGATATTCTAAATTCAGTTATAACGCCAAACTTATTTGGTGAAAAATTATGTGCTGCTAGTCTAATAATGCGGCCTGATGGACTATCAAAGGCCCGTGCAATACTTGAACGCTTGATGGATTATGTAGAACAAGATATTCTCGCTGAATATATTCCCATAATTATTAATGAACTTTTAAATATTGGTGACAAGTTAAGTTTGCCAAGTGATAACACCGGTGGATTTGATTTAAGTAATGAACAAAGGATTGGAAGAATCGTTTACCACCTGCTCAAGCGAGTGGAAATAACTCAGCGTTCAGAATATTTAAAAATTGGCTTTGATCAAGGCCAAGCAATAGGTACTCAAAGCTATCTGCTGGGAGTTTTTTGGGATGAGATAACTATGCAACTTGAAAGTAACAGAGCAATGTTGCTGGACTCAAATATTGTCGACGAACTTAAAACCATTTGGGTCGAAAAAATACGAAAGACCGATTCGGGTGAATTATTGAGTAACTCACAGTTTTCAAGAATATTGCTTTTATGGCAAAAGATTGGTTCTGCTGAGGAGGAGGTAAATGCCTGGTGTACGAATGTCGTTATCTCTGACGAGAAACTACTCATATTCCTATCGCATTTTTTAACTCAGTCAAGAGGGCAAACTTTTGGTGATTCGGCTGTAAATGTCCAGCCTAGACTAAATCCGAAATGGATAGAGGAATATCTTGAAATTGATGTAGTAGCGGAAAAACTGCAGAAACTTGAATCTGAGGGACAGGTTCCTGAATCAGCTACTGTTGTAGTTTCGCAGTTTCTTAAAGAATTTAAAATGCTTAAGAACGGCAAGAATCCAGATGGCATGTGGGCTTTTGATGATTGA
- a CDS encoding tyrosine-type recombinase/integrase codes for MNQKNQCNQHAPWNKGKLIGQKLPLKLKEIWAIRIRLQMSQNIREQALFNLAIDSKLRGCDLVKLKVCDVAQGGRVSSRAMIMQQKTHRPVQFEITEQTRDSLANWINHAQLKADEFLFPSRIHDSPHLSTRQYARIVEHWVMSIGLDPAAYGTHTMRRTKATLIYRRTKNLRAVQLLLGHTKLESTVRYLGIEVDDALEISEQTEI; via the coding sequence ATGAACCAAAAAAATCAATGCAATCAACACGCACCCTGGAACAAAGGCAAGTTGATTGGTCAGAAATTGCCACTAAAATTGAAGGAAATCTGGGCCATTCGCATACGTTTGCAAATGTCCCAAAATATCCGTGAACAGGCTCTCTTTAATCTTGCTATTGATAGCAAGCTACGGGGATGTGATTTGGTCAAACTTAAAGTTTGCGATGTTGCGCAAGGTGGTCGAGTGTCATCACGCGCAATGATAATGCAACAGAAAACGCATAGACCGGTTCAATTTGAGATAACTGAGCAAACCAGAGATTCGTTAGCAAATTGGATTAACCATGCTCAATTGAAGGCCGATGAGTTTCTTTTTCCAAGTCGAATTCACGATTCGCCACACCTCTCTACGCGGCAATATGCTCGAATTGTTGAACACTGGGTAATGTCAATTGGTCTTGATCCGGCAGCATATGGAACTCACACAATGCGCAGGACTAAAGCGACATTGATTTATCGCCGGACAAAAAACTTGCGAGCCGTTCAACTATTACTTGGTCATACCAAGCTTGAGAGCACTGTGAGATATCTCGGAATAGAGGTCGATGATGCGTTAGAAATTTCGGAACAGACAGAAATTTAA